The Chryseobacterium suipulveris genome window below encodes:
- a CDS encoding choice-of-anchor D domain-containing protein, translating into MKKIYLLRFVFSLVFAVLSIKGRGQATLPFSYDDGKGSLPTGLTQSGLGSDYSASPKLKFDTQGAALNLFFSDYPGVLSYNVKGNPGTGSATSGTFLIEESDNGINWTTLRTITNKNNTTTTFNDNPKNTTRHIRWTYSIKTSGNIALGAINLTKSSCTTPTQSFSSSSVTKTVGDPAFTNTFTTNSTGTVTYSSSNTAVATVNTTTGLVTIAGAGSANITATTAANGSFCAATLSYSLTVNTGSTPSISAIPTSLSGFTYVAGSGPSASQSFTVTGNNLSSGITVTAPANFEVSTNNSTFSNTVSLPVSGGTVYARLVSGLAVNNYSGNISLSSTGATTQNVAVSGSVTAAVCTFSETFSGIGTTASYGTRTWTGIDSTGGNTGAWTATDAREDQTINGKAITIRSGAVTSPTFNNGIASLTLKTKFPFAESSGNLVLKINGTSVGTLLYSEMDGSTVITKTFSNINIPGNIVITLESSGARYTIDDISWTCFSGSPTPVINVKGNNITIPNGSTTTSTGNNTDFGTTLISAPITKTFTIENNGSANLILDTPAVLMLDGSKGFNVSAQPATNPMTGYSNQTFTITFTKTTPGIYEDTVMIGSNASNTTVYSYKIKAQVLEPVLNVSTTALSGFTYPLSQGPSDTQNFTVNASNLSSDVTVTSTTNWEISTNLTYDGSNTSPYNSITLPKTASNTAQTNPSIHVRLKDGLPIGIYSGTITIATPGTASKTIALSGEVTAGIPSIKVTGAGSTINNGSSNPTGLNNTLFAGTNLGSSSIIKDYVIENRGALPLVINEITLTGADVSNFVLINPPAPGTTLNQFETYTFSAQFAPVSEGVKNATVTISNNDSTQNPFTFAIRGNGQYCAAVGKIILAQQGFEGATTDPLAFSTTSFGEPGPLTGLISGKSTTADRPSNNNFYAEGLQGYAVQGKDLVGEIESGLIFTFDPVSTLHYTNIELSMKIAGFSIGSTTNGIDCSNTGNTCLTNDTEKIDRFLIEVSPDGGANWYKQAAVVAGEMNVAWSFGSANGSPASIGYNESNNPQYFKAYTSGAINALSITNLPAVAALKVRITAGNNSDKEMWVIDAVKITSTGLNPNIWNGTQWSRNTVPINSDKVIIDGNYDSAVNGSFQACQCEIKSGAKLTVAAGNPVTVSDWMVNNGIVSVQNDAGFVQVKDVNSNSGTGTYEIHRDALMKRLDYTYWGSPVQSQQLKAFSPLTVATRFYTYRESTDLFETVDYNQNFIPGKGYAIRAANTNLSSTYSTTAVVHPYVFVGTVNNATISFPLSYTPVTDPMTGLHAVAGYNLVGNPYPSNINFRKFYQNNNTKIQNKAYFWTNTNPTPSTPQGSTYNGANYAALNATGGAAATNSFKIPTEYIKVGQGFMVQAKPGNNNINLVFSNSIRDNRPDHSSVFYNKGLSGTTDQLDRYWLKLTTPSGNFNTLLIGYIDGATDGIDEDYDSQVFKMGSDVFYSSVNDEKLIIQGRSYPLNTNDVVKLGAVMYETGNYTISLLNKEGVFDGTQTIYLKDKLTGIETNLSISDYVFSAEQGTSAGRFEIRYLPEAILGASDSTAKGDVEVYRDGNAFVIRSHKEEIKSVEVYDSSGRMVRSNKNKAKEIRMDAEALSNGVYILKIEQQDQQITKKVIR; encoded by the coding sequence ATGAAAAAAATATATTTACTGCGTTTTGTTTTTTCGCTCGTTTTTGCTGTTTTGTCTATAAAAGGAAGGGGGCAGGCTACACTGCCATTTTCTTATGATGATGGAAAAGGTTCATTGCCCACCGGACTAACCCAATCTGGATTAGGTTCAGATTATTCAGCGTCCCCGAAGCTGAAATTTGATACACAGGGAGCTGCTCTTAACCTGTTTTTCTCAGATTATCCAGGAGTTTTAAGTTATAATGTCAAAGGAAATCCAGGTACTGGTAGCGCTACTTCGGGCACGTTCTTAATTGAAGAATCCGATAATGGCATCAATTGGACTACTCTTCGGACCATTACTAACAAAAATAATACGACAACTACTTTTAATGATAATCCTAAGAACACCACAAGGCACATTAGGTGGACTTATAGTATTAAAACTTCTGGGAATATTGCATTAGGAGCAATAAATTTGACAAAATCTTCCTGCACAACCCCCACTCAATCCTTTTCCTCTTCTTCTGTAACAAAAACTGTCGGCGATCCTGCGTTTACCAATACTTTTACCACCAATTCCACAGGTACGGTAACGTACAGCAGCAGTAATACCGCGGTTGCTACTGTAAATACAACGACAGGATTGGTAACGATTGCGGGAGCCGGATCTGCAAACATCACTGCAACAACCGCTGCAAACGGATCTTTCTGTGCGGCGACATTAAGTTACTCGCTCACCGTAAATACCGGCTCAACGCCCTCTATTTCGGCTATTCCCACATCGCTCAGTGGTTTTACCTATGTTGCGGGTAGTGGTCCTTCTGCATCGCAAAGCTTTACCGTAACGGGAAATAATTTGAGTTCCGGAATTACCGTAACCGCACCTGCCAACTTTGAGGTTTCAACCAATAACAGCACTTTTAGCAATACGGTAAGTTTGCCAGTTTCAGGTGGCACGGTTTACGCACGTCTTGTTTCCGGACTTGCAGTGAACAATTATTCGGGGAATATTTCTTTATCCAGTACCGGTGCAACCACACAGAATGTGGCAGTTTCGGGGAGCGTGACGGCGGCAGTTTGTACTTTTTCCGAGACGTTTAGCGGAATTGGAACTACTGCAAGTTACGGCACACGAACTTGGACAGGTATTGATTCGACGGGTGGGAATACCGGTGCGTGGACTGCCACGGATGCAAGAGAAGATCAGACGATTAACGGAAAAGCAATTACAATAAGAAGCGGAGCGGTAACCTCACCAACATTCAATAATGGGATAGCAAGTTTGACACTAAAAACGAAATTTCCTTTTGCTGAAAGTTCTGGAAATTTAGTTTTAAAAATAAATGGAACGAGCGTTGGAACATTGCTTTATTCTGAAATGGATGGCTCAACAGTTATAACAAAAACATTCAGTAATATTAATATACCGGGAAATATAGTGATTACACTAGAGTCTTCGGGGGCGAGATACACCATCGACGACATTTCCTGGACCTGCTTCTCCGGATCACCAACCCCCGTAATCAACGTAAAAGGTAACAACATCACCATTCCCAATGGAAGTACCACCACTTCTACCGGCAACAACACTGACTTCGGTACGACATTAATTTCTGCTCCAATTACCAAAACCTTTACCATTGAAAATAATGGTTCTGCCAATCTGATTTTAGACACTCCTGCAGTGTTAATGCTTGACGGTTCAAAAGGGTTCAACGTATCTGCACAACCGGCAACCAACCCGATGACGGGATACAGTAACCAGACTTTTACGATCACATTTACGAAAACAACTCCAGGAATCTATGAAGATACGGTGATGATTGGCAGCAACGCGTCGAACACCACCGTTTATTCCTATAAGATAAAAGCCCAGGTTTTGGAACCGGTACTTAATGTATCCACCACTGCGCTCAGTGGATTTACGTATCCGCTTTCTCAGGGACCTTCCGATACACAGAACTTCACAGTGAACGCGAGCAATCTTAGTAGTGATGTTACCGTAACTTCCACCACAAACTGGGAAATCTCAACCAACCTAACTTATGATGGAAGCAATACAAGTCCTTACAATAGCATTACCTTACCGAAGACTGCTTCGAACACCGCACAAACCAATCCGAGCATCCATGTGAGGTTGAAAGACGGACTTCCCATTGGAATTTATTCCGGAACTATTACCATTGCTACGCCGGGAACTGCCTCGAAGACAATTGCTTTGAGCGGGGAAGTAACTGCGGGTATACCTTCTATAAAAGTTACAGGCGCAGGAAGTACGATTAATAATGGCAGCAGCAACCCAACTGGTTTGAACAACACACTTTTTGCCGGAACCAATTTGGGAAGCTCCAGTATCATAAAAGATTACGTAATTGAGAACAGGGGAGCGCTACCTTTAGTGATCAATGAGATTACGCTTACCGGCGCAGATGTTTCTAATTTTGTCCTGATCAATCCGCCTGCACCGGGAACAACGCTTAATCAGTTCGAGACGTACACGTTTTCTGCACAGTTCGCTCCGGTATCAGAAGGGGTTAAGAATGCAACCGTTACGATATCAAATAACGATTCCACCCAAAATCCATTCACCTTTGCCATCCGTGGAAATGGGCAGTATTGCGCGGCAGTGGGTAAAATCATACTTGCTCAGCAGGGATTTGAAGGAGCGACTACTGATCCGCTTGCTTTTTCAACGACGAGCTTTGGTGAACCAGGTCCGCTCACAGGGCTTATTTCAGGGAAAAGCACCACCGCTGATCGACCATCCAACAATAACTTCTATGCTGAAGGATTACAGGGCTATGCTGTGCAGGGAAAAGATCTCGTGGGCGAAATTGAGTCCGGACTTATCTTTACTTTTGATCCTGTAAGTACATTACACTACACAAACATTGAACTATCGATGAAAATTGCCGGTTTTTCCATTGGAAGTACTACAAACGGGATCGACTGTTCCAATACCGGAAATACGTGTTTAACCAATGACACGGAAAAGATCGACCGGTTTTTAATCGAGGTGAGTCCGGATGGAGGTGCTAACTGGTACAAGCAGGCAGCAGTTGTCGCTGGAGAAATGAATGTGGCATGGAGTTTTGGAAGTGCCAACGGTTCACCGGCCTCTATCGGCTACAACGAAAGTAATAATCCACAGTATTTTAAAGCTTATACTTCGGGTGCAATCAATGCCTTATCAATTACCAATCTTCCTGCCGTTGCAGCGCTCAAAGTTAGAATTACTGCGGGGAATAACAGTGACAAGGAAATGTGGGTCATCGATGCCGTAAAAATCACCAGTACCGGTTTGAATCCCAATATTTGGAACGGTACCCAATGGTCGCGAAATACTGTTCCCATTAATTCCGACAAAGTGATTATTGATGGAAATTATGATTCAGCAGTAAATGGTTCTTTTCAGGCATGCCAATGTGAGATTAAGAGTGGTGCAAAACTTACCGTTGCTGCAGGAAATCCTGTAACCGTTTCCGACTGGATGGTGAACAACGGCATTGTGTCGGTTCAAAATGATGCCGGTTTCGTACAGGTTAAAGATGTAAATTCCAACAGCGGAACGGGAACTTACGAAATCCACCGCGATGCGTTGATGAAACGCCTTGACTATACCTATTGGGGATCACCTGTTCAGTCACAACAGCTCAAAGCATTTTCTCCTCTTACGGTAGCGACTAGATTTTATACTTATAGGGAATCTACCGACCTTTTCGAAACAGTAGACTATAATCAGAATTTTATTCCTGGAAAAGGGTATGCAATCCGTGCGGCAAATACCAATCTTTCGTCAACATACAGTACTACAGCAGTAGTGCATCCCTACGTTTTTGTAGGTACAGTAAACAATGCAACGATTTCTTTCCCACTTTCCTATACTCCGGTAACCGACCCTATGACAGGGCTGCATGCTGTTGCAGGTTATAATTTAGTGGGAAATCCGTATCCGTCCAATATCAATTTTAGAAAATTTTACCAGAACAACAATACTAAAATTCAAAACAAGGCCTATTTCTGGACCAATACCAATCCAACTCCTTCAACTCCGCAGGGATCAACTTACAACGGCGCCAACTACGCAGCACTCAATGCTACAGGAGGTGCTGCAGCGACCAATTCATTTAAGATTCCAACAGAATATATCAAAGTGGGGCAAGGTTTTATGGTGCAGGCAAAACCAGGGAATAATAATATAAATTTGGTGTTTAGCAATTCCATCCGAGATAACCGACCAGACCATTCCTCTGTATTTTACAACAAAGGTCTGTCCGGAACTACTGATCAGCTTGACCGCTATTGGTTGAAACTGACCACTCCTTCGGGAAATTTTAATACGCTACTTATCGGCTATATTGATGGTGCAACCGATGGCATTGACGAAGATTACGATTCGCAGGTTTTCAAAATGGGCAGCGACGTGTTCTACAGTAGCGTGAATGATGAAAAACTGATTATCCAGGGAAGAAGTTATCCGCTGAACACGAATGATGTGGTTAAACTTGGTGCGGTAATGTATGAAACAGGAAACTATACCATCAGTTTGCTGAATAAAGAAGGAGTTTTTGACGGTACACAAACCATATACCTGAAAGACAAGCTCACCGGAATTGAAACCAACCTTAGTATTTCAGATTATGTATTCTCCGCTGAGCAGGGAACCAGTGCGGGACGGTTTGAAATCCGTTACCTTCCGGAGGCAATCCTTGGTGCTTCCGACTCCACAGCAAAAGGAGATGTTGAGGTCTACCGCGACGGAAATGCCTTCGTGATCCGCTCCCACAAAGAGGAAATCAAAAGCGTGGAAGTTTATGATTCGTCGGGAAGAATGGTCAGATCAAACAAAAATAAAGCGAAAGAAATCAGGATGGACGCGGAAGCGCTTTCTAATGGCGTCTATATTCTCAAAATTGAGCAACAAGATCAACAGATAACTAAAAAGGTCATTAGATAA
- a CDS encoding T9SS type A sorting domain-containing protein encodes MKSSETISNIQVYDTSGRLISTVSPNAKIAEINSFSFVRGMYVMKISLAKGEVINKKVIKN; translated from the coding sequence GTGAAATCCTCAGAAACGATATCAAACATTCAAGTTTATGATACTTCAGGAAGATTGATTTCAACTGTATCACCTAATGCCAAAATCGCGGAAATTAATTCTTTTAGTTTTGTGAGAGGAATGTATGTTATGAAAATCTCTTTGGCTAAAGGAGAAGTGATCAATAAAAAGGTGATTAAGAATTAA
- a CDS encoding sugar transferase, whose protein sequence is MYKNQLKPVLDFTVALVAFILLSPVFLVVSLLLAISNNGKPFFFQRRPGKDGKIFKIIKFKSMNDKKDKDGNLLPDYDRLTFVGKIVRKTSLDELPQLLNVLKGDMSLVGPRPLLPEYLPLYNAIQKRRHEVRPGITGWAQVNGRNALSWEEKFHYDVEYVDHVSFVLDMKIILITLEKVYKRHGINPNNYVSVEPFKGSSV, encoded by the coding sequence ATGTACAAAAACCAACTAAAACCTGTATTAGATTTTACTGTTGCACTTGTAGCTTTCATTTTGTTAAGTCCTGTTTTTCTTGTTGTTAGCTTGCTGCTGGCAATAAGTAATAATGGGAAGCCATTTTTCTTTCAGAGAAGACCCGGTAAAGATGGGAAGATATTTAAGATCATCAAGTTCAAGTCGATGAATGATAAAAAGGACAAAGATGGTAATTTGCTCCCCGATTACGATCGGTTGACATTTGTTGGTAAAATTGTAAGAAAAACCTCTCTTGATGAACTGCCTCAGCTACTTAACGTGCTGAAAGGAGATATGAGTTTGGTTGGACCCAGACCGCTTTTGCCCGAATATCTTCCATTATACAATGCGATACAAAAAAGAAGACACGAGGTTAGACCGGGAATTACGGGTTGGGCACAGGTGAACGGGCGCAACGCCCTGAGTTGGGAAGAAAAATTTCACTACGATGTGGAATATGTTGATCATGTATCTTTCGTATTAGATATGAAGATAATCTTGATCACATTAGAAAAAGTGTACAAGAGACACGGGATAAACCCCAATAATTATGTGAGTGTGGAACCGTTTAAAGGGAGTTCTGTATGA
- a CDS encoding acetyltransferase has translation MILYGARGQAKVIYDLILSNNHLLEYLVDDNPPENFPHNLAIYKPEKGLIQGKKVIIAIGDNKIREKICNDIKFLCEFETMQHHTAYVSRFVQIGEGTVIMPKVCINAEVKIGKHCIINTGAVIEHECVIEDFVHVSPNATLAGNIMIKKGAHIGMGANIIQGVTIGENATVGAGSVILNDVPDNAVVVGNPGRLIKMKQEK, from the coding sequence ATGATTCTTTATGGAGCCAGAGGACAGGCAAAAGTGATCTATGACCTCATCCTTTCAAACAACCACCTGCTGGAGTATTTGGTGGATGATAACCCACCTGAGAATTTTCCGCATAATCTGGCCATCTATAAGCCGGAAAAAGGGTTAATCCAAGGAAAAAAGGTTATTATTGCGATTGGTGATAATAAAATCAGAGAAAAGATATGTAATGACATAAAGTTTCTCTGCGAATTTGAAACAATGCAGCACCATACCGCCTATGTTTCACGATTTGTGCAGATTGGAGAAGGTACTGTGATCATGCCGAAAGTGTGTATTAATGCAGAAGTGAAAATAGGTAAGCATTGTATTATTAACACTGGAGCAGTTATTGAACATGAGTGTGTTATCGAGGATTTTGTACATGTTTCACCCAACGCAACTTTGGCGGGAAATATTATGATTAAAAAGGGTGCCCATATCGGTATGGGAGCAAATATTATTCAAGGAGTGACGATTGGTGAGAATGCCACTGTCGGGGCAGGATCTGTAATCTTGAATGATGTTCCTGATAATGCCGTAGTCGTGGGAAATCCTGGACGGCTTATAAAGATGAAGCAAGAAAAATGA
- a CDS encoding DegT/DnrJ/EryC1/StrS family aminotransferase, whose translation MKNEKIWLSSPHMGGAEMKYIQQAFDENWIAPQGPNVNGFEHDIEKFLNEDIYVAVLSSGTAALHLALILLGVEKDDFVICQSLTFSASANPIVYMGAVPIFVDSEKDTWNLCPNAVEDAIKYGISKGKKPKAIIAVSLYGMPYKADEIKALSEKYEIPVIEDSAEALGSSYKGQKCGTFGDLSVLSFNGNKIITTSGGGALILKDMEFKNKAVFLSTQAKDDAPHYEHTYIGYNYRMSNICAGIGRGQMEVLAERIDQRRKNHFFYKEIFKDHPHFKLHMEPSSDFFSNHWLSIVQLDPSSKIDSAQLRHNFHQQNIETRPVWKPMHMQPVFRDALFFGSHLSDNLFRNGLCLPSGSNLSDKDFVRIKEVLSEVFLLS comes from the coding sequence ATGAAAAACGAAAAAATTTGGCTTTCATCGCCTCATATGGGCGGTGCCGAAATGAAATACATTCAACAGGCATTTGACGAAAACTGGATTGCTCCGCAAGGTCCTAATGTGAATGGTTTTGAGCATGATATCGAAAAATTTCTTAATGAAGATATTTATGTAGCAGTATTAAGTTCAGGAACTGCGGCATTACATCTTGCACTTATTTTATTGGGTGTAGAGAAAGATGACTTTGTCATATGCCAATCCTTAACGTTTTCTGCTTCTGCAAATCCTATCGTCTATATGGGAGCTGTCCCGATTTTTGTAGACAGCGAGAAAGATACCTGGAATCTGTGTCCCAACGCTGTTGAAGACGCGATAAAGTATGGGATTTCTAAAGGGAAGAAACCAAAAGCTATTATTGCTGTATCATTATATGGAATGCCCTACAAGGCAGATGAAATAAAGGCTTTGTCAGAAAAATACGAAATTCCGGTTATTGAAGACAGCGCGGAAGCGTTGGGAAGCTCCTACAAAGGACAAAAATGTGGAACTTTCGGTGACCTCTCGGTTCTTAGTTTCAATGGGAACAAAATAATTACAACCTCAGGTGGCGGCGCACTTATCCTTAAAGATATGGAGTTTAAGAATAAGGCGGTTTTCTTGTCAACACAAGCAAAAGATGATGCGCCACATTATGAGCATACTTATATTGGATACAACTATAGGATGAGTAATATTTGTGCAGGGATTGGTAGAGGGCAAATGGAGGTGCTTGCGGAAAGGATCGATCAACGCCGAAAAAACCACTTCTTTTACAAAGAAATATTTAAAGATCACCCACACTTTAAGCTACATATGGAGCCAAGTTCAGATTTCTTTTCTAACCATTGGCTTAGTATCGTTCAGCTCGACCCTTCATCGAAAATAGATTCAGCACAACTTCGACATAATTTTCATCAGCAAAATATCGAGACAAGGCCAGTGTGGAAACCAATGCACATGCAGCCAGTGTTTAGGGATGCTTTATTTTTCGGATCTCATCTCTCTGATAATTTGTTTAGGAATGGTCTCTGTCTACCATCTGGCTCTAATCTTTCCGACAAAGATTTTGTAAGGATTAAGGAAGTACTATCCGAGGTATTCTTATTATCATAA
- a CDS encoding nucleoside-diphosphate sugar epimerase/dehydratase, which translates to MNFRKKIRKKIYSGDNIMNLSDIRYLPRWIILLIDVFFIFLAISFSCYLIEKLSFSTQKVFYDGRYMYGLIVATSVVFMVAFRTYAGIIRHSTFIDLFKLFLATLCTAIVVGVISFSVRIVSGFRMIHMSVPFLAIFFASSFMLLFIFRLFVKEFFHIAREFRRSTLKKRILVLGIDEQSIAIARAILDNPNLPYHVVGFLTQRHDSKRAHLLGKPIFIKEKIERNTKEDLALDGVLIVKEMMAKNEMDSWVNLFLEKDLQVFKAPSVQKLRDSDFGMTIRNLQIEDLLNRKPIRIENEEVKKRHYKKSVLITGGAGSIGSEILRQVAQFDPEVIVVVDQAETPLYEIELEMRKSYPHIQFKFVLADISNIHRIEPLFEKYRFSMVYHAAAYKHVPMIEENPHEAILVNVLGSRNLATLSCKYKVNRFVMVSTDKAVKPTNVMGASKRAAELFVQALQNTEGNITKFITTRFGNVLGSNGSVIPHFKKQIEAGGPVTITHPDIVRYFMTIPEACDLVLQAGTMGKGGEIFVFDMGEPMKILDLATRMIKLSGFEPNSDIKIVFTGLRPGEKLYEELLSDDAKTMPTHNEKIMISKDPTMAYEEIEVFFKRIIRSAFRREKVEVVQILKEIVPEFKSNNSIYEVLDK; encoded by the coding sequence ATGAATTTCCGCAAAAAAATCAGGAAGAAAATATACAGCGGGGATAATATTATGAACTTATCAGATATAAGATATTTACCACGATGGATAATATTGTTAATTGATGTTTTCTTTATTTTTCTCGCTATTTCTTTTTCTTGTTATCTTATAGAAAAGCTGAGCTTTAGTACCCAAAAGGTTTTTTATGACGGGCGATATATGTATGGGTTGATTGTGGCTACAAGTGTTGTATTCATGGTGGCTTTCCGTACATATGCCGGAATTATTAGACATTCTACATTTATTGATCTTTTTAAGCTTTTCTTGGCTACTTTATGTACAGCGATTGTTGTCGGTGTCATTAGTTTCTCAGTACGGATTGTTTCAGGATTCCGAATGATTCATATGTCGGTTCCTTTCCTAGCAATTTTTTTTGCATCTTCTTTTATGTTGCTGTTCATATTCCGACTTTTTGTGAAAGAGTTCTTTCACATTGCGCGTGAATTTAGGCGAAGTACTCTCAAGAAAAGGATTTTGGTTTTGGGTATTGATGAGCAGTCCATTGCTATTGCAAGAGCTATCCTGGATAATCCAAATTTGCCTTACCATGTAGTAGGATTTTTAACCCAAAGACACGACTCCAAACGTGCTCATTTGCTTGGGAAACCCATATTCATTAAAGAAAAAATAGAACGAAATACGAAGGAAGACCTTGCGTTAGATGGGGTTTTGATAGTTAAGGAAATGATGGCCAAAAACGAGATGGATTCTTGGGTTAATCTTTTTCTTGAAAAAGATCTTCAAGTTTTCAAAGCGCCTTCTGTACAAAAACTGCGAGATAGTGATTTTGGGATGACTATCCGAAATCTTCAGATTGAAGATCTTCTCAATCGTAAACCGATCAGGATCGAAAATGAAGAGGTCAAAAAAAGACACTATAAGAAATCCGTATTGATAACCGGTGGAGCTGGATCAATAGGAAGCGAAATATTGAGACAAGTTGCACAATTTGATCCCGAAGTCATAGTTGTCGTGGATCAGGCAGAAACGCCGCTTTACGAGATAGAGCTTGAAATGCGCAAAAGCTATCCTCATATTCAGTTCAAGTTTGTTCTAGCAGATATTTCTAACATTCATAGGATTGAACCGCTTTTCGAGAAGTACCGTTTCTCTATGGTCTATCATGCGGCTGCTTACAAACATGTGCCAATGATTGAAGAAAATCCACATGAAGCAATTTTGGTCAATGTGCTCGGCAGTAGAAATTTGGCCACGCTGTCTTGTAAGTACAAGGTAAACCGGTTTGTAATGGTATCAACGGATAAGGCGGTAAAGCCAACCAATGTGATGGGTGCATCGAAACGAGCTGCTGAACTTTTTGTGCAGGCACTGCAGAATACCGAAGGAAATATTACAAAATTCATTACCACACGTTTTGGGAATGTTTTAGGTTCAAATGGTTCTGTAATACCGCACTTCAAAAAACAGATTGAAGCAGGAGGTCCGGTTACAATCACTCATCCCGATATTGTGCGGTATTTCATGACAATCCCCGAAGCTTGTGATCTCGTTTTGCAAGCAGGTACAATGGGCAAGGGAGGTGAGATTTTCGTTTTTGATATGGGGGAACCAATGAAAATTCTTGATCTTGCCACAAGGATGATTAAGCTATCAGGATTTGAGCCAAATTCTGATATCAAAATTGTTTTCACAGGTTTAAGACCGGGCGAGAAATTATATGAAGAACTGTTAAGCGATGACGCTAAGACAATGCCTACCCACAACGAGAAAATAATGATTTCAAAAGATCCTACAATGGCTTATGAAGAAATCGAGGTTTTCTTCAAAAGAATTATTCGTTCTGCCTTTCGAAGGGAAAAAGTTGAAGTGGTGCAGATTTTGAAGGAGATCGTTCCCGAATTCAAAAGCAACAATTCCATTTACGAGGTTTTGGATAAGTAA
- a CDS encoding polysaccharide biosynthesis/export family protein, which produces MNKNIPWFLCVIFFITACKTKEKTSQLNYMQNVEQVAVEASMKNAYPTIQIGDNLLIYVTAKNMDVVRPFNQNYYSTQTSTAVNAPSSEKPYIVDTSYEIDFPTLGKINVQNKTVEAIKQELTTQISKYVINPTVTVRLANFKVTVLGEVARPGIVGVPEGQTNLLAALGLAGDVTMYADRRNVLIVRNADNEISKHRIDMMDANFINSPYFQLKQNDVIYVASNENKEKVARQDPNTGIYIAVAGMVIGLAGIFITIFKK; this is translated from the coding sequence ATGAATAAAAATATTCCATGGTTCCTATGCGTCATTTTTTTTATTACCGCATGTAAAACAAAAGAAAAAACCAGCCAGTTAAACTACATGCAAAATGTAGAACAGGTCGCGGTAGAAGCATCGATGAAGAATGCTTATCCTACAATCCAGATCGGGGATAACCTTTTGATCTACGTCACTGCAAAAAACATGGATGTAGTAAGACCATTCAACCAAAATTATTACTCTACTCAAACTTCCACCGCAGTAAATGCGCCTTCTTCTGAAAAACCTTACATTGTTGATACATCCTACGAAATCGACTTTCCAACACTGGGTAAAATTAATGTTCAAAATAAAACTGTTGAAGCGATCAAGCAAGAACTCACTACGCAAATTTCAAAATATGTGATTAATCCTACGGTTACCGTTCGGCTTGCAAACTTCAAAGTTACCGTATTGGGTGAAGTCGCTCGACCCGGTATTGTGGGTGTACCGGAGGGACAAACTAATCTCTTGGCTGCATTAGGTTTAGCTGGAGATGTCACAATGTATGCTGATAGACGCAACGTACTTATTGTGCGTAACGCTGATAACGAAATTTCTAAGCATCGAATCGATATGATGGATGCTAATTTCATCAATTCCCCCTATTTTCAGTTGAAGCAGAATGATGTAATCTATGTTGCGTCGAACGAAAACAAAGAAAAAGTTGCAAGGCAGGATCCAAACACCGGTATATACATTGCGGTTGCAGGTATGGTGATCGGTCTTGCGGGCATTTTTATTACCATTTTTAAAAAATAA